GAAATTCCGCGACCTATCTCGCCGAGCACATGCACGAAGCGCCGGTGCTGATGATCCCGTGCATCCAGGGCCGGCAAGACCAGACGCCGCTGGGCGGCGTGTCGTTCTGGGCCTCGCTGTTCCCGGCCGTGTGGAGCTTCTGCCTGGCGCTGCGGTCCCGCGGACTGGGTTCCTGCTGGACGACGTTGCACCTGCTGGACGACGGTGAGCAGCAGGTGGCCGATGTGCTCGGTATTCCCTACGACCAGTACAGCCAGGGTGGGCTGTTCCCGATCGCCTACACCAAAGGCACCGACTTCCGCCCGGCCAAGCGGCTGCCCGCCGAAAGCCTGACGCACTGGAACAGCTGGTAATCCAGGTGCGGATCAGCCCGGGTTGCCGTTGTTGCCGGGGCTGCCGTTGAAGGCATCGCCGCCCTGGCCGGCTTTGCCGTCGAAGCCGGAGACATCCGGTACCGAGAGCGCCTGCGCCGCCGTTTCCGGCAGTGCCGTGGGTGCCGCCGCCGCCAGCGCCGCCGCCACCGCCGATGCCCGCGGTGCCCAGCTGACCGCTGAGCAACCCGCCGCGACCGCCGGTGCCACCATGACCACCGTCGCCCCCATTACCGCCCTGCCCGCCGTTGCCGCCGGCGCCGCCGGCCCCCCGTCGGCGCCGCTGCCGCCGGCGAGCACCGCGTTGCCGCCGACGCCGCCGTTGCCGCCGTTGCCGGTCAGCCAGCCGCCGTGACCGCCCGCGCCGCCGGCCGCACCGGCGCCGCCGGCCCCGCCGATGCCGCCATTGCCGATCAGCCCGGCGCTGCCGCCGTTGCCGCCGGCCAGGCCGGAACCGGCCGGTTGGGAGTAGCCGGCACCGCCGTTGCCGAACAGCAGTCCGCCGTCTTGTCCGTTGGGGTTGGACGCGGTACCGGCCGCGCCGTCGCCGATCAACGGACGCCCCAACAAGGCCTGGGTGGGGGCGTTGATCGCGCCGAGCACGTCTTGCTGCAGGGCTGCAGCGGGGAGGCGTTGGCCGCCTCGGCGTGGGCATAAGCGCCGGCACCGGCGGTCAATGCCTGCACGAAGCGGTCGTGAAACGCCGTCATCTGCGCGGCCACCTCTTGGTAGGCCTGCCCGTGCGCGGAAAACAGCGACGCTATCGCCGCCGACACCTCGTCGCCACCGGTGGCCAGCAACCCGGTGGTGGCAACCGCTGCCGATGCATTCGCGTTGCTGAGGGACGCGCCGAAGCCGGCAACTTTCGTCGCTGCAGCGCCGACCGCTTCGGGGACTGCCACGAGGTAAGACATCGCTGTCTTTTCGGGCTATCACCGCGAATCCGCGATTCCGCGATTCTCGTAACGTATGGCAGCGCCGGCGGGGTGAGTTGGCGTTCGGATCCGAACCGCAGCAGATTCACAGCCGACGGACACCTGACTCCCAGGCAGCCAGGCCCTAGATTGCTCCGGAATAGTCGTGCTGCCGCCAGGCCTCATACACGGCCACCGCGGCTGCGTTGGACAGGTTCAGCGAACGCCGGCCCGCCAGCATGGGAATGCGCACCTGCTCGCTGACGTGCCCGTCGGCCAGGGTCGCCGCGTCCAGCCCGGTGGGTTCCGGTCCGAACATCAGCACGTCCCCCGCGCAATAACGGACGTCGGAAAACGGTGTCGTGGCCTGGGCGGTGAACGCGAACACTCGCGCCGGCAACACCGCGTCCCACGCTGCTGTCAGCGAGGCATGGACGGTGACCGACGCCAGGTCGTGGTAGTCCAGGCCGGCCCGCCGCAGCTTGGGCTCGGACAGGTCGAACCCCAGCGGTTCCACCAGATGCAGTTCGCACCCGGTGGCGGCAGCGGTGCGGATGGCGTTTCCGGTATTGGGCGCAATACGTGGGGAAACAAACATCAGCTTGAACACCACGCCATCTTCTCAGCGCACGCGTCGCGCCACATTGCGACGAAGCGCACCCAGGTGACCAACGCCGGTACGGTTGAGTAAGGCGCTGCGTGGACCGGACGGGCGGCCCGCGCCACACCGGGAATTCGGGGCCAGGACCGCGCGGGCGGCGATGCCGCCGTAACGGCGACGGGACGGTTGCGGCGAAAGGGCGAAGAGTGCGGTGCGAGATCTCGATTTCGACGGGGCCGGCGGCCCGGTCCAGGCCACCGGCCCGCGAACCGGCCAGCGAACCGGCGCTGTGCGATGTCGATTTCGACAGCAGCGATCTCGCTGAGACCGAAGATTTCCTCGTCCGCACCTACACCAAGATGCGTATCAGCGGCGAGGGTCGCCGGTGCCGAGCCCGTATCCAACGTCGTTGCCTGGGCTCGCTCAGCGTCGATGAACTGTCGTTCAGTTACGACATGGGCTACGACGCAAACCCGCTGGGGAAGATCCTGCTCTGCCGGGTCCGCAGTGGCCGGATCGAGGAGAACTTCATCGGCGAACCGCAGCACATGTTGGCCCCCGGTGAGCTCGCCGTGATCGGCCCGCCGGAGCTGCCCCATTCCGGGCGGGTCCGCCACGCCGGCTACCAGCTGACCGGGTTTGACCCCATGTTGCTGGATCGCGTGGCAGCCAGCGGCCCGGACCGGGCCCACGAGCCGGTTCGCTTGACCGGCCATCGACCGGTGTCGGTCGCGGCCGGCAACAGGCTCAGCGCCATGATCGACTATCTGCGGGACCACATTCTCGCTGATCCGAGCGCCGCGTCGGCGCCGCTGGTGATCGACACCGCCGCGGCGCACCTGGCCGTCGCCACCCTCAACGCTTTCCCCCACAGCGCGTTGCTCGATCCCACCCCGACCGACCGGCGCGATTCGGCCCGGCCGGTGCTGCTGCGCCGGGCCATGGCCTTCATCGAGGAAAACGCTCACCACGACGTCGCGTTGGCGGACATCGCTGCCCACGTCTACGTGACCCCGCGCGCCCTGCAGTACATGTTCCGCCAGCGCCTGGACTGCACGCCGATGCAGTATCTTCGCCGAGTCCGGCTGGACCGGGCTCACCGCGAGCTGTTGAATTCGTCCCGGGGGAGCGCCACGGTCAAGCAGATCGCCAATCGATGGGGCTTTGCCCACATCGGCAGGTTCGCCATTTACTACCGAGAGAACTACGGCCGCTCGCCCCATGCGACCTTGCGGGGTTGACGCCGCGCGGGGAACCGGCTCGGAGCCGGGTTGCCGTCCTAGCGGTGCTTGAGCTCGATCAGCTTTTCGGCGATCTCGACGATTTTGGTGTTGGACTCCTGGGACAGCCGGCGCAGCAATTCGAAGGCGGCGACTGCGTTGATGTCGAACCGTTCCATGAGGATGCCCTTGGCCTGGCCGATCAGGTCGCGGTTGGCCAACGCGCTGCGGAATTGCTGTTGGCGGCGGATCAGGTTCCAGACCACGGTGGTGTGTGCGGCAAAGACCAGTCCCAGCTCGACGGATTCGTCGTCGAAGGCCTGGATGGACTCCGCGTAGAAGTTCAGGGCGGCCAGTGCCTTGTCGTTGCCGAAGAGCCGGAACGACATGATCGAGCGCACCGGGGTGCGCTCCAGCGCCGCGGTGCGATAGCGCGGCCAGCGCCCATCGGTCGTCAGGTCGTCGACGCGGATGGTGTGCTGCTCCCAGGCCGCCGACAGACACGGGCCCTGGCGGACATCGCGCTGGACGTCGTCGAGCACGGCCGGGTAGCGGTGCGTGGCGGCCAACGTCTGGATGGTCCCGGAGGTGTCGACGACGGTAACGCCGAGGTACTGAGCGCCGGGGACCGAAGCCACCGTGATCGCGTTGATGTCGCGCAGCGCCGATTCGAAATCCGTTTCGCCCCGGCGTTGCAACTCGTCGACCTCGCTGAGCACCGTGTACATGTGCTGTCGCTCAGGCGACAACGCCGTCTCGGGCCGTCTCGAGTCGTCGCCGAGGCGCGAGTCGGCACCCTCGCCGCAGCGCATGAATCCTCACCCCTCCCAACCGGCACCCGTGCAGCACCCCCAATGCAGGACTATCCCATCAGCCGACCAGCCCGACAAACGCCGCCGCCGACGTGCTCAACGCTGCACGAGACGCTCTGGGTGCGCGCTAATCCGTTGCAACACAACATAATTCGTGAGGAAGGTGGAAAACAGCTTCGTATGCCGGATCGCCACCGCCCACGCAGTCTTCGCATTTCGGACTACTGCCGGCGCCCGGTGTGTTGCGGCGGACGTTATCTGCTCAGTAACAATTGTGGAGGCCTCGGCTTTGTTCACAGGGGAGCCTGTCATACTCGTCGGATTGCCAGGCGTTTGCGTTGGCTCTCAGCTGCCGGGGCGGGCGGAACAAGGCAGGAAGTTTGATGAGTCTCTGGTCTCTGCGAGCGCGACGAATCAGGGGTGCGGCCGGTTCCCCGGCCGCAATAACGTGACCATGTTCGCCCGCCCGACCACCCCGGTCGCGGCGGTTCCACCCGAGGTGCGCGGCGCCCAACCACGGCCCGCGAGGCACCGCCCCGCGGCCTGGTCGCTGAGCAACTGGCCGGTTGGCTGGAAAGTCGTCGCGATCGCCGTGGTACCGCTGGTGCTGGCGACGGTGTTCGGGCTATTGCGGGTCGACGCCGCGATGGCCAATTCCGGCAATCTGCGCCTAGTTGCTGCCCGGGCCAACGT
The nucleotide sequence above comes from Mycobacterium pseudokansasii. Encoded proteins:
- a CDS encoding nitroreductase family protein produces the protein MALNLTVDEVLTTTRSVRKRLDFDQPVPRDVLMECLELALQAPTGSNSQGWQWVFVEDAATKKAIADVYLANAREYLSAPAPEYPEGDTRGERMGKVRNSATYLAEHMHEAPVLMIPCIQGRQDQTPLGGVSFWASLFPAVWSFCLALRSRGLGSCWTTLHLLDDGEQQVADVLGIPYDQYSQGGLFPIAYTKGTDFRPAKRLPAESLTHWNSW
- a CDS encoding tRNA (cytidine(34)-2'-O)-methyltransferase; protein product: MFKLMFVSPRIAPNTGNAIRTAAATGCELHLVEPLGFDLSEPKLRRAGLDYHDLASVTVHASLTAAWDAVLPARVFAFTAQATTPFSDVRYCAGDVLMFGPEPTGLDAATLADGHVSEQVRIPMLAGRRSLNLSNAAAVAVYEAWRQHDYSGAI
- a CDS encoding helix-turn-helix transcriptional regulator, with translation MRCEISISTGPAARSRPPAREPASEPALCDVDFDSSDLAETEDFLVRTYTKMRISGEGRRCRARIQRRCLGSLSVDELSFSYDMGYDANPLGKILLCRVRSGRIEENFIGEPQHMLAPGELAVIGPPELPHSGRVRHAGYQLTGFDPMLLDRVAASGPDRAHEPVRLTGHRPVSVAAGNRLSAMIDYLRDHILADPSAASAPLVIDTAAAHLAVATLNAFPHSALLDPTPTDRRDSARPVLLRRAMAFIEENAHHDVALADIAAHVYVTPRALQYMFRQRLDCTPMQYLRRVRLDRAHRELLNSSRGSATVKQIANRWGFAHIGRFAIYYRENYGRSPHATLRG
- a CDS encoding GAF and ANTAR domain-containing protein, with the protein product MYTVLSEVDELQRRGETDFESALRDINAITVASVPGAQYLGVTVVDTSGTIQTLAATHRYPAVLDDVQRDVRQGPCLSAAWEQHTIRVDDLTTDGRWPRYRTAALERTPVRSIMSFRLFGNDKALAALNFYAESIQAFDDESVELGLVFAAHTTVVWNLIRRQQQFRSALANRDLIGQAKGILMERFDINAVAAFELLRRLSQESNTKIVEIAEKLIELKHR